From a region of the Corallococcus coralloides DSM 2259 genome:
- the rho gene encoding transcription termination factor Rho, with product MSENSDNPETRNPPPPPAAARPPPPPEADDDGGDDEGDEGPDEGEASAGGAAQNGAPGAPGQGGRRRRRRRRRRGAQVHFTPEGQAYRMTAGPDGQQVQVFLTPQELEQYRQRQAQQQQQQPQGGGQPQGQENRPQDGGQPQPRHEHPRHQQQQRGGHAQGAPQQNLAPVEGVLDTEAKGPNAFLRQVKRNLLASPDDPELPKNLVQKLRLRQGQYLTAFAQMRGHKGVIQKVDTVDGRPLDGAPRLPHFADLTSVDPTERLKLENGHKEMVTRVLDLIAPIGKGQRALIVAPPKTGKTIMLQRIAQAIIQNHPECHVMVVLIDERPEEVTDMRRSIKAEVIASSSDRPTGDHLKVAELALERARRLVESGKDVVILLDSITRLARAYNKEVDSSGRTMTGGVDSRALERPKRIFGAARATEEAGSLTIIGTALIDTGSRMDEVIFEEFKGTGNSEVTLDRLLAEKRVFPAINIAQSGTRKEEKLFTLREYEKVKKLRQMLFSVKPVEAMEALVKRLGRYTYNDEFFDEL from the coding sequence ATGAGCGAGAATTCCGACAACCCCGAGACCCGCAACCCGCCGCCCCCGCCCGCGGCCGCCCGTCCCCCTCCGCCCCCCGAGGCGGACGACGACGGCGGTGACGACGAGGGCGACGAGGGCCCCGACGAGGGTGAGGCCTCCGCGGGTGGCGCTGCCCAGAACGGCGCCCCCGGAGCCCCCGGCCAGGGAGGCCGCCGCCGTCGTCGTCGCCGCCGCCGCCGTGGCGCGCAGGTGCACTTCACCCCGGAGGGCCAGGCCTACCGCATGACGGCGGGCCCGGACGGCCAGCAGGTGCAGGTCTTCCTGACGCCGCAGGAGCTGGAGCAGTACCGCCAGCGCCAGGCGCAGCAGCAACAGCAGCAGCCCCAGGGCGGCGGCCAGCCGCAGGGCCAGGAGAACCGCCCGCAGGACGGCGGGCAGCCGCAGCCGCGGCATGAGCACCCGCGCCATCAGCAGCAGCAGCGCGGCGGACACGCCCAGGGCGCGCCGCAGCAGAACCTGGCGCCCGTGGAGGGCGTGCTGGACACGGAGGCCAAGGGCCCCAACGCGTTCCTGCGTCAGGTGAAGCGCAACCTGCTGGCGTCCCCGGACGACCCGGAGCTGCCGAAGAACCTGGTGCAGAAGCTGCGCCTGCGGCAGGGCCAGTACCTCACCGCGTTCGCGCAGATGCGCGGCCACAAGGGCGTCATCCAGAAGGTGGACACGGTGGACGGCCGCCCGCTGGACGGCGCGCCCCGGCTGCCGCACTTCGCGGACCTCACCTCCGTGGACCCCACCGAGCGGCTGAAGCTGGAGAACGGCCACAAGGAGATGGTCACGCGCGTGTTGGACCTCATCGCGCCCATCGGCAAGGGTCAGCGCGCGCTCATCGTCGCCCCGCCCAAGACGGGCAAGACGATCATGCTCCAGCGCATCGCGCAGGCCATCATCCAGAACCACCCGGAGTGCCACGTCATGGTGGTGCTCATCGACGAGCGTCCGGAAGAAGTGACGGACATGCGCCGGAGCATCAAGGCGGAGGTCATCGCCTCCAGCTCCGACCGGCCCACGGGTGACCACCTCAAGGTCGCGGAGCTCGCGCTGGAGCGCGCCCGCCGGCTGGTGGAATCCGGCAAGGACGTGGTCATCCTCCTGGACTCCATCACCCGCCTGGCGCGCGCCTACAACAAGGAAGTGGACAGCTCCGGCCGCACCATGACGGGCGGTGTGGACAGCCGCGCCCTGGAGCGCCCCAAGCGCATCTTCGGCGCCGCGCGCGCCACGGAAGAGGCGGGCTCGCTCACCATCATCGGCACGGCGCTCATCGACACCGGCAGCCGCATGGACGAGGTGATTTTCGAGGAGTTCAAGGGCACGGGTAACTCCGAGGTCACCCTGGACCGCCTGCTCGCGGAGAAGCGCGTCTTCCCGGCCATCAACATCGCCCAGTCCGGCACGCGCAAGGAGGAGAAGCTCTTCACCCTGCGCGAGTACGAGAAGGTGAAGAAGCTGCGGCAGATGCTCTTCTCCGTGAAGCCGGTGGAGGCCATGGAGGCGCTCGTCAAACGGCTCGGCCGGTACACCTACAACGACGAGTTCTTCGACGAGTTGTAG
- a CDS encoding PEGA domain-containing protein codes for MKALPLALVLLPALALSASSSQPGRISALLIPMDPSSESSGVQMESYMNDALGNFASYAVRKPRDLFGLPDDPAAQASFQRAKKGYEESVKAFEAREYEDAERKVRATLKELDGSVAAMTSCFPLCDALALHGAILQLRGDVEEAKLLLIDLMALNPTFELNPKRFSREFISLRVQVATSRTSQLRGSATFKSRPAGARVYLDGEPVGYTPLTLPTLPVGKHLVRMERPGFRQFGQIAEVTPDDVDVVASLVPTATYKAYDAQLDKVIPDVSRGSDKPANAVVSLGRSLSLDRAMVGTVRVIPERGTELAVGLFDVKSGKRLGSRKLVLQGDEYGQLKSEMERVVNQLLNSEGEQVQKKRDPLDNRSGSEDWGSEDRGGNSRQSVKKHSGDDPLDDVSGTEDW; via the coding sequence ATGAAAGCCCTTCCGCTCGCGCTCGTGCTGCTGCCCGCCCTGGCGCTGTCCGCCTCGTCGTCCCAACCGGGCCGCATCTCCGCGCTGCTCATCCCCATGGACCCGTCGTCCGAGTCCTCGGGGGTGCAGATGGAGAGCTACATGAACGACGCGCTCGGCAACTTCGCCAGCTACGCCGTGCGCAAGCCGCGCGACCTCTTCGGTCTGCCGGACGACCCGGCCGCGCAGGCGTCCTTCCAGCGCGCGAAGAAGGGCTACGAGGAGAGCGTCAAGGCCTTCGAGGCGCGCGAGTACGAGGACGCGGAGCGCAAGGTGCGCGCCACCCTCAAGGAGCTGGACGGCTCCGTCGCGGCCATGACGTCCTGCTTCCCGCTGTGCGACGCCCTGGCGCTGCACGGCGCCATCCTCCAGCTGCGGGGCGACGTGGAGGAGGCGAAGCTGCTGCTCATCGACCTGATGGCGCTCAACCCCACGTTCGAATTGAACCCCAAGCGCTTCAGCCGGGAGTTCATCAGCCTGCGCGTGCAGGTGGCGACGAGCCGCACCTCGCAGCTGCGCGGCAGCGCCACCTTCAAGTCCCGGCCCGCGGGCGCCCGCGTCTACCTGGACGGGGAACCGGTGGGCTACACGCCGCTGACGCTGCCCACGCTGCCGGTGGGCAAGCACCTGGTGCGCATGGAACGGCCGGGCTTCCGCCAGTTCGGGCAGATCGCGGAGGTGACGCCGGACGACGTGGACGTCGTCGCCTCGCTGGTGCCCACGGCCACCTACAAGGCCTACGACGCGCAGCTGGACAAGGTGATTCCGGACGTGTCGCGCGGCAGCGACAAGCCGGCCAACGCCGTCGTCTCGCTGGGCAGGTCGTTGAGCCTGGACCGGGCGATGGTGGGCACCGTGCGCGTCATCCCGGAGCGGGGCACGGAGCTCGCCGTGGGCCTCTTCGACGTGAAGAGCGGCAAGCGCCTGGGCTCGCGCAAGCTGGTGCTCCAGGGCGACGAGTACGGCCAGCTCAAGTCGGAGATGGAGCGGGTGGTCAACCAGCTCCTCAACAGCGAGGGCGAACAGGTCCAGAAGAAGCGCGACCCGCTGGACAACCGCAGCGGCTCGGAGGACTGGGGTTCGGAGGACCGCGGAGGCAACTCCCGACAGTCCGTCAAGAAGCACTCCGGGGATGATCCGCTGGACGACGTGTCGGGTACCGAGGACTGGTGA
- a CDS encoding PEGA domain-containing protein — protein sequence MNTTRLALTVALACVLSAPAADAATKRKSAAKKKRPAATKKVPAAVPEDTFTPPESAEPESDAPVAPKAAAPAPLAPVMPAAPKKVVDAPAPAVRPAPANAVAIFGVARQPAATDSAAKLEDTLTRRLGSAGDVQFVDLATAFPPPEPQGNPRGDALFDEGRAAYDNLDPDAAAVKFKAAAEAYVQRPGDLRPEKLGETYLFQGASQLLNGDVAGAKAAFTNALLVEPSLSPDAGLFGQDVQRVFSEAQSELNAQPQGTLVVTTQPQGARVLVRGRDVGTTPLAGAKLAPGRYPVQVVLPGYAPFATYVEVKPSAPTELKTKLGSAPGLSALRDAATKAGTEAAFDADGTPPEVGAIAERLNARYVVLAATFQDKKGRLHGEVQAWDVRTKNRLRGVEVDFGKRDGKGSADFAADQVHTFLTGAALPQGREDSKEPLVSSDSVLRKPWFWAAAAGVAAVTAGVVYVATTDRGPGFNPVNGLPGGISF from the coding sequence GTGAACACCACCCGCCTTGCCCTGACTGTCGCGCTCGCCTGCGTGCTGAGCGCTCCCGCCGCCGACGCCGCCACCAAGCGGAAGTCCGCCGCGAAGAAGAAGCGCCCCGCCGCCACCAAGAAGGTCCCCGCGGCCGTCCCCGAGGACACCTTCACCCCGCCGGAATCCGCGGAGCCCGAGTCGGACGCGCCAGTGGCCCCCAAGGCGGCCGCCCCCGCGCCCCTCGCCCCGGTCATGCCCGCCGCTCCGAAGAAGGTGGTGGATGCTCCGGCCCCGGCGGTGCGCCCGGCCCCGGCCAACGCGGTGGCCATCTTCGGCGTGGCCCGCCAGCCGGCCGCGACGGACTCCGCGGCGAAGCTGGAGGACACGCTCACCCGGCGGCTGGGCAGCGCGGGGGACGTGCAGTTCGTGGACCTGGCGACCGCCTTCCCGCCCCCGGAGCCCCAGGGCAACCCCCGCGGTGACGCCCTCTTCGACGAGGGCCGCGCGGCGTACGACAACCTGGACCCGGACGCCGCGGCGGTGAAGTTCAAGGCGGCCGCGGAGGCCTACGTGCAGCGCCCCGGCGACCTGCGCCCGGAGAAGCTGGGGGAGACGTACCTCTTCCAGGGCGCGTCCCAGCTGCTCAACGGCGACGTGGCGGGCGCGAAGGCGGCCTTCACGAACGCGCTGCTCGTGGAGCCGTCGCTGAGCCCGGACGCGGGCCTCTTCGGCCAGGACGTGCAGCGGGTGTTCTCCGAGGCGCAGAGCGAGCTGAACGCGCAGCCGCAGGGCACGCTGGTGGTGACCACCCAGCCGCAGGGCGCGCGCGTGCTGGTGCGCGGCCGCGACGTGGGCACGACGCCGCTGGCCGGCGCGAAGCTGGCCCCGGGCCGCTACCCCGTGCAGGTGGTGCTGCCGGGCTACGCCCCGTTCGCGACGTACGTGGAGGTGAAGCCGTCCGCCCCCACGGAGCTGAAGACGAAGCTCGGCTCCGCGCCGGGCCTGTCCGCGCTGCGTGACGCGGCGACGAAGGCCGGCACGGAGGCCGCCTTCGACGCGGACGGCACGCCGCCGGAAGTGGGCGCCATCGCCGAGCGGCTCAACGCGCGCTACGTGGTGCTGGCGGCCACGTTCCAGGACAAGAAGGGCCGGCTGCACGGCGAGGTGCAGGCGTGGGACGTGCGCACCAAGAACCGCCTGCGCGGCGTGGAAGTGGACTTCGGCAAGCGCGACGGCAAGGGCAGCGCGGACTTCGCCGCGGACCAGGTGCACACCTTCCTCACCGGCGCCGCGCTGCCCCAGGGCCGCGAGGACTCGAAGGAGCCGCTCGTGTCCAGCGACTCCGTGCTGCGCAAGCCCTGGTTCTGGGCGGCGGCGGCGGGCGTGGCGGCCGTGACGGCGGGCGTGGTGTACGTGGCCACCACGGACCGCGGCCCCGGCTTCAACCCGGTCAACGGGCTGCCCGGTGGAATTTCCTTCTAG
- a CDS encoding DNA gyrase/topoisomerase IV subunit B gives MATKKESYTGADIQVLEGLEPVRKRPAMYIGGTDSTGYHHLLWEIVDNSVDEVINGFASLIEVTLHKGGKSITVVDNGRGIPVDMMPKHKKPAVEVILTTLHAGGKFEQGNYIHSGGLHGVGSSVVNALTSKLLIEIKKDGKRHVQSYARGKATSPLKVEGPARGTGTSITFEPDAEIFGEKQKFDAALVRERLEAKSYLHKGMTVVWKDETATPAVSETFKHDGGIAEYLTKVVSERQKPIVPAGSTPFYFARDNEVRLEVSLAWTEATDEHIRSYVNGIPTNLGGTHEAGLRAAIVKAMRNYIETHGLTPKGVSLTAEDIREGITAILSVYVVEPQFQGQTKGRLNNPETTAQVDGAVRPVLEKWFNDNKSIAEALLARIILAARAREASRAASAAISRKSAVSHRLNLPGKLADCSSTDPASSELFIVEGDSAGGSAKQGRDRRTQAILPLRGKVLNAEQASTDKVATNKELQDIVSALGCGIGSDFDITKLRYGRVFLLMDADSDGHHIATLLLTFFYRHLRPLIEAGAVHIAQPPLYRVDIGKETYWALDEPDRDRIIREKARGNAKPNIMRFKGLGEMTADELKQTTLDAKNRISLRVTIDNALETDRIINDLMGKDVSARYKFITEQAGEVQELDV, from the coding sequence ATGGCGACCAAGAAGGAAAGCTACACAGGCGCGGACATCCAGGTCCTGGAAGGCCTGGAGCCGGTGCGCAAGCGCCCGGCCATGTACATCGGTGGTACCGACAGCACGGGCTACCACCACCTCCTCTGGGAGATCGTCGACAACTCGGTGGACGAGGTCATCAACGGCTTCGCGTCCCTCATCGAAGTCACGCTCCACAAGGGCGGCAAGTCCATCACCGTCGTGGACAACGGGCGCGGCATCCCCGTGGACATGATGCCCAAGCACAAGAAGCCCGCCGTGGAGGTCATCCTCACGACGCTGCACGCGGGCGGCAAGTTCGAGCAGGGCAACTACATCCACTCGGGCGGTCTGCACGGCGTGGGCAGCTCCGTGGTGAACGCGCTCACCAGCAAGCTGCTCATCGAAATCAAAAAGGACGGCAAGCGCCACGTGCAGTCGTACGCGCGCGGCAAGGCGACCAGCCCCCTCAAGGTGGAGGGCCCGGCGCGCGGCACCGGCACGTCCATCACCTTCGAGCCGGACGCCGAAATCTTCGGCGAGAAGCAGAAGTTCGACGCGGCCCTGGTGCGCGAGCGCCTGGAGGCGAAGAGCTACCTGCACAAGGGGATGACCGTCGTCTGGAAGGACGAGACGGCCACGCCCGCCGTGTCGGAGACGTTCAAGCACGACGGCGGCATCGCCGAGTACCTCACCAAGGTCGTGTCGGAGCGCCAGAAGCCCATCGTCCCCGCGGGCAGCACGCCGTTCTACTTTGCGCGCGACAACGAGGTCCGCCTGGAGGTGTCGCTGGCGTGGACGGAGGCCACGGACGAGCACATCCGCTCGTACGTCAACGGCATCCCCACGAACCTGGGCGGCACGCACGAGGCGGGCTTGAGGGCGGCCATCGTCAAGGCGATGCGCAACTACATCGAGACGCACGGCCTGACGCCCAAGGGCGTGTCGCTCACCGCGGAGGACATCCGCGAGGGCATCACCGCCATCCTCTCCGTGTACGTGGTGGAGCCCCAGTTCCAGGGGCAGACGAAGGGCCGCCTCAACAACCCGGAGACGACGGCGCAGGTGGACGGCGCCGTCCGCCCGGTGCTGGAGAAGTGGTTCAACGACAACAAGTCCATCGCGGAAGCGCTGCTGGCGCGCATCATCCTGGCCGCCCGCGCGCGTGAAGCGTCCCGCGCGGCCTCCGCCGCCATCAGCCGCAAGTCCGCGGTGAGCCACCGGCTCAACCTCCCCGGGAAGCTGGCGGACTGCTCGTCCACGGACCCCGCCTCCAGCGAGCTGTTCATCGTGGAAGGTGACTCCGCAGGCGGCTCCGCCAAGCAGGGCCGCGACCGGCGCACCCAGGCCATCCTCCCCTTGCGCGGCAAGGTGCTCAACGCGGAGCAGGCGTCCACCGACAAGGTGGCCACCAACAAGGAGCTCCAGGACATCGTCAGCGCGCTGGGCTGCGGCATCGGCTCCGACTTCGACATCACGAAGCTGCGCTACGGCCGCGTCTTCCTGCTGATGGACGCGGACAGCGACGGCCACCACATCGCCACGCTGCTGCTCACGTTCTTCTACCGGCACCTGCGGCCGCTGATTGAAGCGGGCGCCGTGCACATCGCCCAGCCGCCGCTGTACCGGGTGGACATTGGCAAGGAGACGTACTGGGCCCTGGACGAGCCGGACCGCGACCGCATCATCCGCGAGAAGGCCCGGGGCAACGCCAAGCCCAACATCATGCGCTTCAAGGGTCTGGGCGAGATGACGGCCGACGAGCTGAAGCAGACGACGCTCGACGCGAAGAACCGCATCAGCCTGCGCGTCACCATCGACAACGCGCTGGAGACCGACCGCATCATCAACGACCTGATGGGGAAGGACGTCTCGGCGCGTTACAAGTTCATCACCGAGCAGGCCGGAGAGGTCCAGGAGCTGGACGTCTGA
- a CDS encoding DUF4129 domain-containing protein → MAVSALELRPRGPVALMDAALRLCARDAGVWALTLPGGAAVVAALLHLLDAVEHGRSPTLPALYVTLAWFLRGVGQGAACHYVQEVLLGAKAEPSVRQSLRAALARLPSLFIAVAYLAFFNVLTLTFSLGIALFLLSAQGVGYAVTMQGRGSPLKLYAVGSRLLGPSRGTATAVRWLMGVQVLVFLNLHVGLNFLLYLGRQLVGIDLTFAERFASLDNPPWLVFLAATTFALFEPLRAATATLLLVDGRVRQEGLDLLAAVQQLPERSTQRGVLASKGVAAALMLVTGLLLAAPAPVEAAPEAAAPVDRKALRARLEKVATECELPEQVEGTSLRDFDALNARETVKLERFVRHLEQLAYDDEDCETAAAALENGLAQVTATAGAQARADARAATDRARAILARPEFQERPEKAPAEPKEEEVPPESSWWRRFIDKLGEWLRDFFKRNNPEPRSRETALPVSGGAAANVLVVMLVALTLAMLGVVVVSVLRRKREGSGPALEVSTMDAAALAGNPDHALSRPPEGWAHLADALAAKGEYREAVRNLYLALLSRLHRDGAIHYDETLSNWDYLRAFRGRPEVKAPFRELTRRFDFAWYGNVPVGADGYTEFRAITAPLLAAPPAQEAAGA, encoded by the coding sequence ATGGCCGTCTCCGCATTGGAATTGCGCCCCCGGGGTCCGGTGGCCTTGATGGACGCGGCGCTGCGCCTGTGCGCGCGCGACGCGGGCGTGTGGGCGCTCACGCTGCCGGGTGGCGCGGCGGTGGTGGCCGCGCTGCTGCACCTGTTGGACGCCGTGGAGCATGGGCGCTCCCCCACCCTGCCCGCGCTGTACGTGACGCTCGCGTGGTTCCTGCGGGGCGTGGGCCAGGGCGCGGCGTGCCACTACGTGCAGGAGGTGCTGCTGGGCGCGAAGGCGGAGCCGTCCGTGCGCCAGTCCCTGCGCGCGGCGCTGGCGCGGCTGCCCAGCCTGTTCATTGCCGTAGCGTACCTGGCGTTCTTCAACGTGCTGACGCTGACGTTCTCGCTGGGCATCGCGCTGTTCCTCCTCTCCGCGCAGGGCGTGGGCTACGCCGTGACGATGCAGGGCCGGGGCAGCCCGCTGAAGCTGTACGCGGTGGGCTCGCGGCTGTTGGGCCCGTCGCGCGGGACGGCCACCGCGGTGCGCTGGCTGATGGGCGTGCAGGTGCTGGTGTTCCTCAACCTGCACGTGGGGCTCAACTTCCTGCTGTACCTCGGGCGGCAGCTCGTGGGCATCGACCTGACGTTCGCGGAGCGGTTCGCGTCGTTGGACAACCCGCCGTGGCTCGTGTTCCTCGCCGCGACGACGTTCGCCCTCTTCGAGCCCCTGCGCGCGGCGACCGCCACGCTGCTGCTGGTGGACGGACGCGTGCGCCAGGAAGGCCTGGACCTGCTGGCCGCCGTGCAGCAGCTCCCGGAGCGGAGCACGCAGCGAGGGGTGCTCGCATCGAAGGGCGTGGCCGCGGCCTTGATGCTGGTGACGGGCCTGCTCCTCGCGGCCCCCGCGCCGGTGGAAGCCGCGCCGGAGGCCGCCGCGCCCGTGGACCGCAAGGCGCTGCGCGCCCGGCTGGAGAAGGTCGCGACGGAGTGCGAGCTGCCCGAGCAGGTGGAGGGCACCTCGCTCCGGGACTTCGACGCGCTGAACGCGCGGGAGACGGTCAAGCTCGAGCGCTTCGTGCGCCACCTGGAGCAGCTGGCCTACGACGACGAGGACTGCGAGACGGCGGCGGCGGCGCTGGAGAACGGGCTCGCGCAGGTGACGGCCACGGCCGGGGCCCAGGCGCGCGCGGACGCCCGTGCGGCCACGGACCGGGCGCGGGCCATCCTCGCGCGGCCGGAGTTCCAGGAGCGCCCGGAGAAGGCCCCGGCCGAACCCAAGGAGGAAGAGGTCCCTCCGGAGTCGAGCTGGTGGCGCCGCTTCATCGACAAGCTGGGCGAGTGGCTCAGGGACTTCTTCAAGCGCAACAACCCAGAGCCCCGGTCGCGGGAGACGGCCCTCCCCGTGAGCGGCGGCGCGGCGGCGAATGTCCTCGTCGTGATGCTGGTCGCGCTGACGCTGGCGATGCTGGGGGTGGTGGTCGTGAGCGTCCTGCGGCGCAAGCGCGAGGGCTCTGGCCCGGCGCTGGAGGTGAGCACCATGGACGCCGCGGCGCTCGCGGGCAACCCGGACCACGCGCTGTCGCGTCCACCGGAAGGCTGGGCGCACCTGGCCGACGCGCTGGCCGCGAAGGGGGAGTACCGCGAGGCGGTGCGCAACCTGTACCTCGCGCTCCTGTCGCGCCTGCACCGCGACGGCGCCATCCACTACGACGAGACGCTGTCCAACTGGGACTACCTGCGCGCGTTCCGGGGCCGCCCGGAGGTGAAGGCCCCGTTCCGCGAGCTGACGCGCCGCTTCGACTTCGCGTGGTACGGCAACGTGCCCGTGGGCGCCGACGGCTACACCGAGTTCCGCGCCATCACCGCCCCGCTGCTCGCCGCGCCGCCCGCGCAGGAGGCCGCCGGTGCGTGA
- the sppA gene encoding signal peptide peptidase SppA — translation MRHLPLLALLPSLALAQTGAVDGTPVPPLGVTLPPTNAALIDEAPALSLNPAGLGFQDAGQLFYLHERNLQSDSVGDAVFLGTRLLGLGAGFSLEWIRGENTPDYRKTSFGLSLGPRTLQLGAALHDFSSSDDRRISGLTSWDVGLTARPFRFLSLAAVAKDLNAPEQDGLKLSRRYNFGLGLRPLGERYTLGVDWLFAEGGFREGLATYTLQAEVVRGLRLSGGLSHGFVSGIPLALQLAATVDLGHAGLTYAAGGAGNGLDHVLQVRLSSERYRALHGGGGVVALLDLDDMLAGGVSPALAILGVSETDPYLRLMKFLDLATRDERLKGVVVKMEGLPGVGWGTAEELRQSLLKLRESGKKVVVVMLSGDDRSYLVASAADSVYALTEASLPINGLSATVTSLGGTMEKLGVTWDVARVGEYKTAMEQFTRSDMSPAERETLDAYLDSQVTHYEKAVEAGRKLPPERLRAAWAQGILSSKRAQTAGLLDGVVSATELDARVAEWFPGMRFHPTYSPRDEREDRWGLRRRIAVVPVLGDITGGRSREDPLGFARLAGAETVVRALEEAQEDPSVVAIILRVDSGGGDVLASDLMYRAVLEAKKHKPVIASMGDAAASGGYYAAMAADEVLAEPTTLTGSIGVFYPKPALEGLGTKLGVNQETLKRGDMADLLEWWKPWTPEQQAAVQTWVDDSYDTFITEVARSRKMDKAKVDAVSRGRVWSGKDALARGLVDGLGGMPEAIASARKRAKVAPSEELDLDVMGDARGFLSGLGGEPGVHALAGVLLPALPERPPEALSVLAREVGLGSPELLRPGLKAMMPFRVRIR, via the coding sequence ATGCGCCACCTGCCGCTGCTCGCCCTCCTCCCCAGCCTCGCGCTTGCCCAGACGGGCGCCGTCGACGGAACCCCCGTCCCGCCCCTGGGCGTCACCCTGCCGCCCACCAACGCGGCGCTCATCGACGAAGCCCCTGCCCTGTCGCTCAACCCCGCCGGCCTGGGGTTCCAGGACGCGGGGCAGCTCTTCTACCTCCACGAGCGAAACCTCCAGTCCGACTCCGTGGGCGACGCCGTGTTCCTGGGCACGCGCCTCCTGGGCCTGGGCGCGGGCTTCTCCCTGGAGTGGATCCGCGGCGAGAACACGCCGGACTACCGCAAGACGTCCTTTGGCCTGTCGCTGGGGCCTCGCACGCTGCAGCTGGGCGCCGCGCTGCACGACTTCAGCAGCTCGGATGACCGCCGCATCAGCGGCCTGACCAGCTGGGACGTGGGCCTCACCGCGCGCCCCTTCCGCTTCCTGTCGCTGGCCGCGGTGGCCAAGGACCTGAACGCGCCGGAGCAGGACGGCCTCAAGCTGTCGCGCCGCTACAACTTCGGCCTGGGCCTGCGCCCGCTGGGTGAGCGCTACACGCTGGGCGTGGACTGGCTCTTCGCGGAGGGAGGCTTCCGGGAGGGCCTGGCCACGTACACGCTCCAGGCGGAGGTGGTGCGCGGCCTGCGGCTGAGCGGCGGCCTGTCCCACGGCTTCGTCAGCGGCATTCCCCTGGCGCTCCAGCTCGCGGCCACGGTGGACCTGGGCCACGCGGGCCTGACGTACGCGGCGGGCGGCGCGGGCAACGGCCTGGACCACGTGCTGCAGGTGCGCCTGTCCTCGGAGCGCTACCGCGCCCTGCATGGCGGCGGCGGCGTGGTGGCGCTGCTGGATTTGGACGACATGCTCGCGGGCGGCGTGAGCCCCGCGCTGGCCATCCTGGGCGTGAGCGAGACGGACCCGTACCTGCGCCTGATGAAGTTCCTGGACCTGGCCACGCGCGACGAGCGGCTCAAGGGCGTGGTGGTGAAGATGGAGGGCCTGCCCGGCGTGGGCTGGGGCACGGCGGAGGAGCTGCGCCAGTCGCTCCTCAAGCTGCGCGAGTCGGGCAAGAAGGTCGTGGTGGTGATGCTGTCCGGAGATGACCGCAGCTACCTGGTGGCGTCCGCGGCGGACAGCGTCTACGCGCTGACGGAGGCGTCGCTGCCCATCAACGGCCTGTCCGCCACGGTGACGTCGCTGGGCGGCACCATGGAGAAGCTGGGCGTGACGTGGGACGTGGCGCGCGTGGGCGAGTACAAGACGGCGATGGAGCAGTTCACCCGCTCCGACATGAGCCCCGCGGAGCGCGAGACGCTGGACGCGTACCTGGACTCCCAGGTGACGCACTACGAGAAGGCCGTGGAGGCGGGGCGCAAGCTGCCCCCGGAGCGGCTGCGCGCCGCGTGGGCCCAGGGCATCCTGTCCTCCAAGCGGGCGCAGACGGCGGGCCTCCTGGACGGCGTGGTGTCCGCGACGGAGCTGGACGCGCGCGTGGCGGAGTGGTTCCCGGGCATGCGCTTCCACCCGACGTACTCGCCGCGCGATGAGCGCGAGGACCGCTGGGGCCTGCGCCGCCGCATCGCGGTGGTGCCGGTGCTGGGCGACATCACCGGGGGCCGCAGCCGCGAGGACCCGCTGGGCTTCGCGCGGCTGGCGGGCGCGGAGACGGTGGTGCGCGCGCTGGAGGAGGCGCAGGAGGACCCGTCCGTGGTGGCCATCATCCTGCGCGTGGACTCCGGCGGCGGTGACGTGCTGGCGTCGGACCTGATGTACCGCGCGGTGCTGGAGGCGAAGAAGCACAAGCCCGTCATCGCCTCCATGGGCGACGCGGCGGCCTCCGGCGGCTACTACGCGGCGATGGCCGCGGACGAGGTGCTGGCGGAGCCCACCACGCTGACGGGCAGCATCGGCGTCTTCTACCCGAAGCCCGCGCTGGAGGGCCTGGGCACGAAGCTGGGGGTGAACCAGGAGACGCTCAAGCGCGGCGACATGGCGGACCTGCTGGAGTGGTGGAAGCCGTGGACGCCCGAGCAGCAGGCCGCGGTGCAGACCTGGGTGGACGACTCCTACGACACGTTCATCACGGAGGTCGCCCGCAGCCGGAAGATGGACAAGGCGAAGGTGGACGCCGTGTCCCGCGGCCGGGTGTGGAGCGGCAAGGACGCGCTCGCCCGGGGGCTGGTGGACGGGCTGGGCGGCATGCCGGAGGCCATCGCGTCGGCGCGCAAGCGCGCGAAGGTGGCCCCCTCGGAGGAGCTGGACCTGGACGTCATGGGGGACGCGCGCGGCTTCCTCTCCGGGCTGGGCGGAGAGCCCGGCGTGCACGCGCTGGCGGGGGTGCTGCTGCCCGCGCTGCCGGAGCGCCCGCCGGAGGCCCTGTCCGTGCTCGCCCGGGAGGTGGGGCTGGGTTCGCCCGAGCTCCTGCGCCCCGGCCTGAAGGCCATGATGCCCTTCCGCGTGCGCATCCGCTGA